From the Simplicispira suum genome, the window ACCTGCGCAACACCCTGTGGGAGCTGGGCTATGCGGCCGACACCATCGAGACGGCGGTGGACTGGCCCCAGGTCAAGCCGCTGATGCTGGCGATGGAGCAGGCCGCGCGCGATGTGTTTGAGGGCTTTGGCCAGCCCGTGCACGCCTTCACCCACCTCTCGCACCTGTACCCGCAGGGCAGCAGCATTTATTCGCAGTACGTGTGGCCGATTGCGCCGGGCGGCTTTGCGCCCAACTTCGAGCGCTGGCAAGCACTCAAGGCGGCAGTCGCGGACGCCATTGCCGCGCACGGCGGCACCGTGAGCCACCAGCACGGCGTGGGGCGCGACCATGCGGCGCATCTGGTGGATGAAAAAGGCCCGCTGGGGATGGCGACGCTGGCCGAGCTGTGCCGGCACTTTGACCCGCACGGCATCATGAATCCGGGCAAGTTGCTGCAAGACGGTGGGCCATGGGCGACCGCGGCTTTGCCTTCAATCGGCTAACGTCGTTGGTGCGCCTCGTCGTGCAACAGCACTGTCTTCGGCTTCCGCCTAGTTAACCGACCGAATGCAAAACCGTGTGAATCCCTCCCCAACGCGCGCCGCCGCGCTCGCGCAGTTGCCCGCGCAGACCTGGGACCTCGTCGTCATCGGCGGCGGCATCAGCGGCGCGGGCGTGGCGCAGCAGGCCGCGCGGCGCGGCTGGAGCGTGCTGCTGCTCGAACAACGCGACTTTGCCTGGGGCACGTCCAGCCGCTCCTCCAAACTGGTGCACGGCGGGCTGCGCTACCTCAAGGAAGGCGACATCCAAACCACCCTGCACTCGGTGCGCGAACGCCAGCGCCTGCTGCGCGAAGCCCCGGGTCTGGTGGAGCCGCAAAGCTTTCTGTTCGCCGACTGCCCCGGCCGCAAGCCCGGCCGCTGGCTGATGCAGACCGGCCTGGTGGTGTACGACCTGATGGCCGGAAACCATGGGGTGCGGGACAGCCACTTCTACGCCGACCTGGCCACCACGCAGGCCCTGGCACCGGGCCTGGCGCCACCCGGCCTGCGCGGCGCGCTGGTGTTTCAGGACGCCAAGACCGACGACGCCCGCCTGGTCTGGCGCGTACTGCTCGAAGCCCAGCGCGACGGCGCCACACTGCTCAACTACATGGCCGTTGAAAGCCTGCACACGGCCAACGGCAAAGTCACCGGCGTGGTGACCAAAGACAGCCTCACCGGCCAAAGCCACACTGTGCAGGCCCGCGCCGTGGTCAACGCCACCGGCGCCTGGGCCGACCGCCTGCGCGCAGGCGTGGGCGCTGCGCCGCTGCTCCGCCCGCTGCGCGGCAGCCATTTGGTGCTGCCGTTCTGGCGCCTGCCGGTGGCGCAAAGCATAAGCTTCATGCACCCCAAAGACGGCCGCCCGGTGTTCTTCTACCCCTGGGAAGGCGCGACGCTGGTGGGCACCACCGACCTGGACCACCGGCTGGACCTGGATGTGGAGGCGAGCATCACCCCTGCGGAGGTGGCCTATTTGCTCGACGCCGTGAACGACCAGTTCCCCGCCGCGCAGGTCACCGCCGCCGACATCAGCGCCTGCTACGCCGGCGTGCGCCCTGTCATTGACGACGGCCAGCAGGATGCATCCAAGGCCACGCGCGACCATGTGGTGCGCGACGAATCGGGCCTGATCACGCTGGCGGGCGGCAAGCTCACCACGTTTCGGCTGATGGCGCAGGATGCGCTGGCGCTAGCGGCGCCGCACGCGGGCAAGGCGTTTGAGAAAGACGATGCGCCCCTGTTCACCCCTGCCCCAAGTCTCAACCCCCGCTGGAGCCCCGCCGTACGCCAGCGCCTCACTGCACGCTACGGCGCGTACGCGGCCGAGTGGAGTGAAGGTGTCCACGACGGCGACCTGCATCGCATCCCCGGCACCGAAACCCTGTGGCTGGAACTGGCCATCGCGGCCCGGTTTGAGGCCGTGCAGCACCTGGGCGACCTGCTGCTGCGCCGCACGCGGCTGGGCATTCTTTTGCCGCGCGGTGGCCTGGACCATCTGCCGCGCATCCGCGAACTCTGCGCCCCGCATCTAACGTGGGACGAGGTGCGCTGGGAGCACGAGGTGGACCGCTATCGCGATCTCATCGCCGCGCATTACCAGCCGCCGGGCGCGGCGCAGGCATTGGGCGCGGCGCAGGCATTGGGCGCGGCGCAGGCATTGGGCGCGGCGCAGGCATTGGGCGCGGCGCAGGCATTGGGCGCGGCGCAGGCATTGGGCGCGGCGCAGGCATTGGGCGCGGCGCAGGCATTGGGCGCGGCGCAGGCATTGGGCGCGGCGCAGGCATTGGGCGCGGCGCAGGCATTGGGCGCGGCGCAGGCATTGGGCGCGGCGCAGGCATTGGGCGCGGCGCAGGCATTGGGCGCGGCGCAGGCATTGGGGTCAGATCACGATTTCGCACAGCGAAACTCGTGCTCTGACCCCGATCCCGGAACAGATCCCAATTCCGGAACGGCTGCACAGCATGCAACACGCTGACTGGAGCGGATTTTTTGTTTTTGACCGCATGCCTTTGTCGAGGGCGGGTGCCGGGATGTGCGCCCGGCGGCGCAGTCACTTTCGTTCGCTTCGCCGAAAGAAAGTAACCAAAGAAAGGGCGACCCCGCTGTCCGTGTCCCCTTCGCTGCGCTGCGGGGCAACCTGCGGTGCTCGCTTCAGTCGGGGTCCGCGCAAACTCGCTTCGCTCAAACAGCGCGCGGCCCTGATCCGCCTGAAGCTGCGCTCCTCGGCACGTTCAGAGGGGAATGGGAGCCGAACAGCCCTACGGGCCGTCGCTGCGCTCGGCCTCAGCACGGGCATGGGCGCGGCGCAGGCATTGGAGGCGCAGTGCTACTGTCGGATCACGATTTCTCCCAGCGAAACTCGTGCTCCGACCCCAATCCCGGAACCGTGAGCGCAGTCTCCGCCAGCTCAAGTTACCGCTTCCAAGACAATTAAAGAAATAGATAAAACAGCCTCCAGCGCTTATCCATAAAGCGCTGACAGCTATCAAAATTAAAGCACACCGGAGACACCATGCCCGCCCCCTACCTGCTCGCCATCGACAACGGCACGCAAAGCGTGCGCGCCCTGCTGTTCGACCTGCAGGGCAATCTGGTGGACAAATCGCAGGTGGCGATCACCTACCAATCCCCTGAACCCGGCTGGATGGAAGCGGACGCCGATGTGTTCTGGCAAGCCCTGTGCCAGGCCTGCCAACAACTGTGGCAAACCACCAGCGTGAACAAGAGTGACATTGCAGGCCTGGTCATCACCACGCAACGCGGCACCACCCTGGCGCTGGACGAGCACGGCCAGCCCTTGCGCCCGGCCATGATCTGGCTCGACCAGCGCCGCGCCGAGCATGCGCCACGTCTGGCCTGGTGGTGGGAAGCGGCCTTTCGCGCCATTGGCATGCGGGACACCGTGCGCCACTTTCAAAAAGAAGCCGAGGCCAACTGGATCGCCCAGCACCAGCCTGAGCTGTGGGCGCGCACCCGCACCTACTTGCTGCTCTCGGGCTACCTCAACTACCGTTTCACCGGCCGCTTTGTCGATTCGATTGCGTCGCAGGTGGGCTACGTGCCGTTTGACTACAAAAAAGGCCACTGGGCACCACCACACGACTGGAAGTGGCAGGCCCTGCCCATCACGCCCGCCATGCTGCCCGAGCTGGTGGCGGCGGGCACGGTCGTTGGCGAGGTGAGCGCGCAGGCCGCGCAGGACACCGGCATTCCCGCCGGATTGCGGGTGCTCGCAGGCGCCGCCGACAAGGCTTGCGAGGTGCTGGGCGCGGGCTGTCTCACGCCCGACATCGCGTGTCTTTCGTACGGCACCGCCGCCACCATCAACACCACCACGCCGCGCTACCTGGAGGCCACGCCTTTCATTCCGCCCTACCAGGCGGCGGTGCCCGGCCACTACAACACCGAGGTGCAGATTACGCGAGGCTTCTGGATGGTCAACTGGTTCAAGGAGCAGTTTGGCCTGCACGAGCAGCAGCAAGCCTTGCAGGAGGGCGTGACGCCCGAGAGCCTGTTCGACGCGCTGGTGGGCCGCGTGCCGCCCGGCGCCCAGGGCCTCATGCTGCAGCCGTTCTGGAACCCCGGCATCAAGGTGCCCGGCCCCGAGGCCAAGGGCGCGGTCATCGGCTTTGGCGACGTGCACACCCGCGCCCACCTGTACCGCGCCATCCTCGAAGGCCTGGCCTACGCGCTGCGCGAGGCCAAGGAGCGCATCGAACGCCGTGGCGGTGCGCCCATCACCCTGGTGCGCGTCTCGGGCGGCGGCTCGCAGAGCGACGCCGCCATGCAGATCACGGCCAACATCTTCAACCTGCCGTGCGAGCGACCGCATTTGTACGAGACCAGCGGCCTGGGCGCGGCCATGATTGCCGCAGTGGGCCTGGGCCTGCATGCCGACTACGCGGCGGCCGTAGCGGCCATGTCGCGCATGGGCCAGCGCTTTGAGCCGGAACCACAGCACGCAGCCACCTACCAGCAGTTGTACCGGCGCGTCTATTGCCGCATGTACAAGCGTTTGCAGCCGCTGTACAAAGATATCCGCGCGATTACCGGCTACCCTTCACACGATTGACCACACCACCACTTCCCTGGCAAACCCCATGCGCACTGCTTCCTATGCCCTGATTTTTGCTGCCTTGACCGGCGGTGCCAGCTCCGCCCTCGCCTGGAGCAACCATGCCATGGTCAGCTACCGCGCACTGGAACGCATGCCGGAGCTGAGCGTGCAGGTCACTGTCGAGCCGCTGGAAGCGTTTCTGAAGAACGAGGACAAAGCCATTGAGGCGCTCCTCAAGGACGATGAAGACTGGGCGAGCAAAGCGGTGGATACCTATCCGCCACTGCCCGCAGCGCTCGTCTACCGTGCCGACGCAGCCAAGAGCGATGCCCAGCGCCGCAAGGATTTTCTGGCCGCACTGCGCGTCTCGCCCGAGAGCCGGCTGGCACTCTACGTGCAACCCGATCCCTGGGGCCCCGCACCCGACCCGGCGCGGCTACTGGCGCCGACGAAGGTCAATGCGCTCGACAAATCCGAAGAGGCGAGTCACGTTTTCCTGCGCATTGACCCTGGCGAGATGGTGTCGGCGCTGGCCGTGGTGGCGTCGGCCAGCGATGAGCCGGACTACGGAATGGATCTGAATCTCTGGAGCGACAGCAACTCCGAAGCAGGCAAGACCTACGGCTTTGGCCCGATTCCCTTTGGCAACCCCACGCTGAGTTTTGCCACACAGGCGCCGTTCCACATGGGGTTTTTTCATGAGCCCGCCATCCTCTACAAGGCGGCGCCGTTCCTCAAGCGCACCTATCCGCTGCTGCGCGTGCACCAGTACACCAGCCTGGCGCGCCTGGCGTTCGACACCGGCCACCCGTACTGGGGCTGGCGTTTCACCGGCCTGGCGATGCACTACGTGCAAGACCTGACGCAGCCCTACCACGCCAGCGTCTCGCCCGGCAACAGCGCAGTGCGGCTGATCGGCATCAATGCGCTGGCCATGGTGGGTCTGCCCAAGTGGAAGAACGACATGATCGTGCTGCTGTCCAACCGCCACCTGGCTCTGGAGAATTACGAAAGCGCCCTGATTCGCTCAGCCGCCAAAACGCGCACGCCCAGCGTTCTGGGCGCCACGCTGCACGACACCAGCCTGGACCCGAACTACCCTGCCTGGACCGACCGCTACGTGCGCGACGTGGTCAGCAAGGAGGCCTACGACGCCGGCACAGCCACCGACCACTCGCTGGTGAAGACGCTGCCAGCACGCTACGTCTCTGACCCGAGCTTCGATTTTGGCGTGCAGTCGGCAAAGATTGATCTGATCCAGGAGCTTGCTGCCATCGATCCGGCCCAGCGCGCCCATCTCGATACCACCATCGCCGACCTGCTCGGGCACTTTGGTGTTCACAGCCGCGCGCTGGTGCGCACCATGCTGGACGGCAGACCAGCGAAATAGCGGCAAAACAGCGGCGCAATCGGTGGCGAGATGGCCCAGACCCTGGCCGGCGCAGTCCAAAGCGATCTGACGATCAAAAAGAGCCGCTTCATTGGTTGCGTGCAACCCATGCAGGACCGCGCCAGCGCCCAGGCGGCGGTGGACGCGCTCTGGAAGCAGCACCCTGGCGCTACGCACATCTGCTGGGCCCTGTTGGCGGGGGGCCACTCGGCGGCGGTGGACGACGGCGAACCCGGCGGCACGGCCGGGCGCCCCATGCTCGAAGTGCTTCGCCACCAGGATCTCGAAGGCGTACTGGCCACCGTGGTGCGCTATTTCGGCGGTGTGAAGCTCGGCGCGGGTGGCCTGCTGCGCGCCTACACCGACTGTGTGGCGCAGGCACTGAAAGACGCGGAAAAAATCCCGCTGCAGCGCAGCGTGCAGCTCGCCTGCCGCTTTCCTTACGCCTTTGAAGGGGCCATTCGGCGCGAGCTACAGGCTGCGGGCGCGCATCTGATGGATACCGAGCACGCCAGCCTGGTGCGCCTGGTGTTCGCTCTGCCGGAGGCCGGCGCGCAGGCGCTGGTGGAGCGCCTGGCCGATGCCTCGCACGGCAGCGTGGTGTGGGATCGTACCGATCCCTTATCGAGCTGAAACTATTGTTTTGATAGCTGTCAGCGCTTACCCAATAAGCGCTAGAGGCTATTTTTAGTGCTTTTTCCGCTTTGGCCTACAGGCATCGGCGCGGTGGCATGGCACAGTGGGCCGTCTGCATCTGGAGGAACCTGCGCATGCAAAAGCATTTCGACGTCATCATCCT encodes:
- a CDS encoding FGGY-family carbohydrate kinase, which gives rise to MPAPYLLAIDNGTQSVRALLFDLQGNLVDKSQVAITYQSPEPGWMEADADVFWQALCQACQQLWQTTSVNKSDIAGLVITTQRGTTLALDEHGQPLRPAMIWLDQRRAEHAPRLAWWWEAAFRAIGMRDTVRHFQKEAEANWIAQHQPELWARTRTYLLLSGYLNYRFTGRFVDSIASQVGYVPFDYKKGHWAPPHDWKWQALPITPAMLPELVAAGTVVGEVSAQAAQDTGIPAGLRVLAGAADKACEVLGAGCLTPDIACLSYGTAATINTTTPRYLEATPFIPPYQAAVPGHYNTEVQITRGFWMVNWFKEQFGLHEQQQALQEGVTPESLFDALVGRVPPGAQGLMLQPFWNPGIKVPGPEAKGAVIGFGDVHTRAHLYRAILEGLAYALREAKERIERRGGAPITLVRVSGGGSQSDAAMQITANIFNLPCERPHLYETSGLGAAMIAAVGLGLHADYAAAVAAMSRMGQRFEPEPQHAATYQQLYRRVYCRMYKRLQPLYKDIRAITGYPSHD
- a CDS encoding IMPACT family protein — translated: MAQTLAGAVQSDLTIKKSRFIGCVQPMQDRASAQAAVDALWKQHPGATHICWALLAGGHSAAVDDGEPGGTAGRPMLEVLRHQDLEGVLATVVRYFGGVKLGAGGLLRAYTDCVAQALKDAEKIPLQRSVQLACRFPYAFEGAIRRELQAAGAHLMDTEHASLVRLVFALPEAGAQALVERLADASHGSVVWDRTDPLSS
- a CDS encoding glycerol-3-phosphate dehydrogenase/oxidase; this encodes MNPSPTRAAALAQLPAQTWDLVVIGGGISGAGVAQQAARRGWSVLLLEQRDFAWGTSSRSSKLVHGGLRYLKEGDIQTTLHSVRERQRLLREAPGLVEPQSFLFADCPGRKPGRWLMQTGLVVYDLMAGNHGVRDSHFYADLATTQALAPGLAPPGLRGALVFQDAKTDDARLVWRVLLEAQRDGATLLNYMAVESLHTANGKVTGVVTKDSLTGQSHTVQARAVVNATGAWADRLRAGVGAAPLLRPLRGSHLVLPFWRLPVAQSISFMHPKDGRPVFFYPWEGATLVGTTDLDHRLDLDVEASITPAEVAYLLDAVNDQFPAAQVTAADISACYAGVRPVIDDGQQDASKATRDHVVRDESGLITLAGGKLTTFRLMAQDALALAAPHAGKAFEKDDAPLFTPAPSLNPRWSPAVRQRLTARYGAYAAEWSEGVHDGDLHRIPGTETLWLELAIAARFEAVQHLGDLLLRRTRLGILLPRGGLDHLPRIRELCAPHLTWDEVRWEHEVDRYRDLIAAHYQPPGAAQALGAAQALGAAQALGAAQALGAAQALGAAQALGAAQALGAAQALGAAQALGAAQALGAAQALGAAQALGAAQALGAAQALGAAQALGSDHDFAQRNSCSDPDPGTDPNSGTAAQHATR
- a CDS encoding phospholipase; translation: MRTASYALIFAALTGGASSALAWSNHAMVSYRALERMPELSVQVTVEPLEAFLKNEDKAIEALLKDDEDWASKAVDTYPPLPAALVYRADAAKSDAQRRKDFLAALRVSPESRLALYVQPDPWGPAPDPARLLAPTKVNALDKSEEASHVFLRIDPGEMVSALAVVASASDEPDYGMDLNLWSDSNSEAGKTYGFGPIPFGNPTLSFATQAPFHMGFFHEPAILYKAAPFLKRTYPLLRVHQYTSLARLAFDTGHPYWGWRFTGLAMHYVQDLTQPYHASVSPGNSAVRLIGINALAMVGLPKWKNDMIVLLSNRHLALENYESALIRSAAKTRTPSVLGATLHDTSLDPNYPAWTDRYVRDVVSKEAYDAGTATDHSLVKTLPARYVSDPSFDFGVQSAKIDLIQELAAIDPAQRAHLDTTIADLLGHFGVHSRALVRTMLDGRPAK